In Desulfatibacillum aliphaticivorans DSM 15576, the genomic stretch CATGGAAAGGGCCGGGCATAACGGATACTGGGAGGCTGTTTTGGTGTTGCCTCCCGGAGAATATCGATTCAGCTATTTGACGGACAAAAACAAACCCATTGCCGATCCAACCATCCTGGCCAGAGAACGCGACGGATTCGGCGGCATGAATTCCATTCTTAACGTGGCGAGGCAAATATGAAAAAACTCCTGCCGGCGTGCGTATTGCTCATACTGTTATTTTTCGGATGCGCCGGAAAAATGCACTACACTCTTCTGGAAAAAGGGACTGTAACCCTCTATTTAAAGGCCCCGAAAGCGCAAACCGTGGAGGTGCTCTCTTCAAGCACCAATTACCAGGCCATCCGGGCGACGCGAGGAAAAAAGGGCGTATGGTCAGTGAATGTTCCCGCCAACAAGCCCTTTGACTATTTCTATCTGGTGGACGGCGAGCCTTTTACCCCGCCGTGCCTGTTGTCGCGTCCAGACGGCTTTGGCGGAAAAACATGCATTTTCGACCCTGCGCAGTAACCTTCTCTTCATTTGTGCGTTTAATGAATGAGAGCGGCGCGCCCCAAAGAACAAAGCCAAGCAACGCATGGAGATAATCCAATGAAAAAGAAAATAGCCTTAGTGCTGGTATTTTTATCGGTCTTCGCATTCCCGGCGCTGGCCGCAAATGAGGACGCCCAATACTCCACGGCGGTCAGTAACAACATGAGAGCCATGGTGCAAGCGGGCATTCCGCAAGACGACGCCGAGGATTTTACCGCCAGAATGACCCAAAACCGCTTCTCGGAAAGGCAAATGGTCAAAGCCCAGAACATGGTGGCTCAAGCCCAGCAACAGGGGCTTTCCGGAGAAGCTGTCATGGCGAAAGGCATGGAGGGCATGGCGAAAAAGGCTTCGGCTGAGTCCGTATTATCGGCCATGGAGGGAGTTGCGTCCAGGCAGGCCTACGCCTCCAAGCAGGCGGGAGACCTTGTTCAGCAGAGAGACAGGACCCATCAGGTCGCCCAAACCATAGATGAAGCCATGGCGGCCGGGCTGAATGAAGAGGATTGCGACCGGGTAGCCCAGCAGTTGAAGCAAAGAGACAGGGTTCAAGATCCCGAGCTTTGCGATCAAAGTTTTGAAACCGCCAGGGACCTCTCCCGTGTGGGAGTCACCTCCAAAACCACGGCGGATGTGGTGTCCAAGGCTTTGTCTAAAGGATACGACTCCGACGACATGAAAGGCCTGAGGACGTCCTTCATGACGAAAGCCAGAACCTATCAACCTGAGGAACTTGGCCAGCAATACGCCAAAGGCATTACCGAAGGCGTAGCCCCCGCCCAACTGGGCAGCGGACTTGGCGGGCAAAGCCGCGGCGGTTACGGCGGGAGCGACTCCAGCGGCGGCGCCGGCAACGGCGGAGGTTCGGGAGGCGGCAACGGCGGCGGTAGTGGCGGA encodes the following:
- a CDS encoding glycoside hydrolase yields the protein MKKLLPACVLLILLFFGCAGKMHYTLLEKGTVTLYLKAPKAQTVEVLSSSTNYQAIRATRGKKGVWSVNVPANKPFDYFYLVDGEPFTPPCLLSRPDGFGGKTCIFDPAQ